Proteins co-encoded in one Bemisia tabaci chromosome 9, PGI_BMITA_v3 genomic window:
- the LOC140225471 gene encoding uncharacterized protein isoform X3 has product MVRKVAPRKRKNFQSEKNTPQRKVLKLQHDEAENPLNKILILTMSSPKLMNKITIRRVPGILTMSLQ; this is encoded by the exons atgGTTCGTAAAGTAGcgccaagaaaaagaaaaaacttccaaAGCGAGAAAAATACTCCGCAGCGCAAGGTGCTTAAACTTCAACATGACGAAGCAGAAAACCCTTTAAAC AAGATACTGATATTGACGATGTCATCTCCGAAGTTGATGAACAAGATAACAATAAGAAGAGTACCTGGCATTTTAAcg ATGAGTCTGCAGTAG
- the LOC140225471 gene encoding uncharacterized protein isoform X2, with product MVRKVAPRKRKNFQSEKNTPQRKVLKLQHDEAENPLNKILILTMSSPKLMNKITIRRVPGILTDSMNKLKN from the exons atgGTTCGTAAAGTAGcgccaagaaaaagaaaaaacttccaaAGCGAGAAAAATACTCCGCAGCGCAAGGTGCTTAAACTTCAACATGACGAAGCAGAAAACCCTTTAAAC AAGATACTGATATTGACGATGTCATCTCCGAAGTTGATGAACAAGATAACAATAAGAAGAGTACCTGGCATTTTAAcg GATTCAATGAACAAGCTGAAAAATTAG
- the LOC140225471 gene encoding uncharacterized protein isoform X1, translating to MVRKVAPRKRKNFQSEKNTPQRKVLKLQHDEAENPLNKILILTMSSPKLMNKITIRRVPGILTITNLSALEI from the exons atgGTTCGTAAAGTAGcgccaagaaaaagaaaaaacttccaaAGCGAGAAAAATACTCCGCAGCGCAAGGTGCTTAAACTTCAACATGACGAAGCAGAAAACCCTTTAAAC AAGATACTGATATTGACGATGTCATCTCCGAAGTTGATGAACAAGATAACAATAAGAAGAGTACCTGGCATTTTAAcg ATCACAAACCTGAGTGCCTTAGAGATATGA